In a genomic window of Actinomycetota bacterium:
- a CDS encoding WYL domain-containing protein, translating to MEKASKLWRLLKIFTLIEGKPGIGAAELAERCETSLRTVYRDVCLLKLAGIPIYYQKGYRISPDFFLPPVRFDLTEMLSLAMGAELLSRQKGTPFQRGVESAMEKIYAAIPSGIREAVIRESVHFTPAWEPTVNYAGRLPVLDTLEKGVEEDRSVAISYHSLSRDEVTHRKVDPYGFLFRSNAWYMVGYCHLRGEIKIFKVDRILEAELLEERFQPPEDFSIREYMGDAWQVLRGEPCEVEVRFSPQVAPYVKESIWHFSQRCRDCEDGSAVLSFRVSGLTEICSWLMAFGGEAEVLKPPELKEMLLERARGIVERYS from the coding sequence ATGGAAAAGGCGAGCAAGCTGTGGCGCCTGCTCAAGATCTTCACCCTGATCGAGGGAAAACCGGGTATCGGGGCCGCGGAGCTGGCGGAGCGCTGCGAGACCTCCCTGCGCACGGTCTACCGGGACGTGTGCCTCCTCAAGCTGGCGGGGATTCCCATCTATTACCAGAAGGGTTACCGTATCTCCCCGGATTTCTTCCTGCCCCCGGTGCGGTTCGACCTCACGGAGATGCTCTCCCTGGCCATGGGCGCCGAGCTCCTCTCCCGCCAGAAGGGGACCCCTTTCCAGCGGGGGGTGGAGAGCGCCATGGAGAAGATCTACGCCGCCATCCCATCCGGCATAAGGGAGGCCGTGATCCGCGAGTCGGTCCATTTCACCCCCGCCTGGGAGCCCACCGTGAACTACGCCGGGCGCCTTCCCGTCCTGGACACGCTGGAGAAGGGGGTGGAGGAGGACCGCTCGGTGGCCATCTCCTACCATTCCCTCTCCCGGGACGAGGTCACCCACCGCAAGGTGGACCCCTACGGGTTCCTTTTCCGGAGCAACGCCTGGTACATGGTGGGTTACTGCCACCTGCGAGGGGAGATAAAGATCTTCAAGGTGGACCGCATCCTGGAGGCGGAGCTCCTGGAGGAGAGGTTCCAGCCCCCCGAGGACTTCAGCATCCGCGAGTACATGGGTGACGCCTGGCAGGTGCTGCGCGGCGAGCCCTGCGAGGTGGAGGTGAGGTTCAGCCCCCAGGTGGCCCCGTACGTCAAGGAGAGCATCTGGCACTTCAGCCAGCGCTGCCGGGACTGCGAGGACGGGAGCGCCGTGCTCTCCTTCCGGGTGAGCGGCCTCACCGAGATATGCTCCTGGCTCATGGCCTTCGGGGGCGAGGCGGAGGTACTCAAGCCCCCGGAGCTCAAGGAGATGCTCCTGGAAAGGGCCCGGGGAATCGTGGAGAGGTATTCCTGA
- a CDS encoding acyl-CoA dehydratase activase, whose protein sequence is MRGYLGVDVGSVSTNLVLLDENGEVAASVYRRTMGQPIRAVQEGLKELGAQLPPDVEVLGAGTTGSARHLSGIIVGADIVKNEITAHAVAALHVVPGVRTVLEIGGQDSKIIILRDGIVVDFAMNTVCAAGTGSFLDHQAARLNIPIEEFGTYALRAETGVQIAGRCSVFAESDMIHKQQVGHPIENIIYGLCEALVRNYLNNLAKGKSIEPPVVFQGGVAANVGMKRAFEEALGMEVVVPKHYNVMGAIGAALLARELNPAVTNFKGFRVTEIDYRTSSFNCKGCSNNCEIVKIMVEGETLARWGGRCGKWEVDLPGARVERAASL, encoded by the coding sequence ATGCGCGGATACCTGGGAGTGGACGTGGGTTCGGTGAGCACCAACCTGGTGCTCCTGGACGAGAACGGCGAGGTGGCCGCTTCCGTCTACCGGCGCACCATGGGACAGCCCATCCGTGCCGTACAGGAGGGACTGAAGGAGCTGGGGGCACAGCTCCCTCCCGACGTGGAGGTCCTGGGAGCGGGGACCACGGGGAGCGCCCGCCACCTGAGCGGCATCATCGTGGGAGCGGACATCGTGAAGAACGAGATAACCGCCCATGCCGTGGCCGCCCTGCACGTGGTCCCCGGGGTGCGCACGGTCCTGGAGATAGGCGGGCAGGACTCCAAGATAATCATCCTGCGGGACGGCATCGTGGTGGACTTCGCCATGAACACCGTGTGTGCCGCGGGGACGGGCTCCTTCCTGGATCACCAGGCGGCAAGGCTGAACATCCCCATCGAGGAGTTCGGCACTTACGCGCTGCGGGCGGAGACGGGAGTGCAGATCGCCGGGCGTTGCTCGGTCTTCGCCGAGTCGGACATGATCCACAAACAGCAGGTGGGACACCCCATCGAGAACATCATCTACGGCCTGTGCGAGGCCCTGGTGCGCAACTATCTCAACAACCTGGCTAAGGGTAAGAGCATCGAGCCCCCGGTAGTCTTCCAGGGAGGGGTGGCGGCCAACGTGGGGATGAAGCGAGCCTTCGAGGAGGCCCTGGGGATGGAGGTGGTGGTGCCCAAACACTACAACGTCATGGGGGCCATCGGGGCAGCCCTTCTGGCACGGGAGCTCAACCCGGCGGTCACCAACTTCAAGGGTTTCCGGGTGACGGAGATCGACTACCGCACCTCCAGCTTCAACTGCAAGGGATGCTCCAACAACTGCGAGATAGTGAAGATAATGGTGGAGGGGGAGACTCTGGCCCGCTGGGGCGGGCGCTGCGGCAAGTGGGAGGTGGACCTCCCGGGCGCCAGGGTGGAGCGGGCCGCCTCGCTGTAG
- a CDS encoding acetoacetate decarboxylase family protein, producing the protein MHHDFFEGVEQVEATLLGKTVKLPVFYRSARSMTAVFPATLPALKRLVPDPRYTPAQVVPGIGALHLTAFEYYDTDIEPYNEFAIGVLLNDPQILPLPGYNLLRQLIRNAFHTYIHHLPVTTELALRGGIDIYNYPKFLAGIDFSETDSELTCRLSERGEHILTLRGQKVEASRSGVMKYFCHLYQFKQPQGAEFKVNAIRYSLVPGWGKASLELGDAHPVAQELRRTLLTTQPLLYFYMPEIQCILYGPENLSLPLLARLLRENMGIPLEELASR; encoded by the coding sequence ATGCATCACGATTTCTTCGAGGGTGTGGAGCAGGTGGAAGCCACCCTGCTGGGAAAAACGGTCAAGCTTCCGGTTTTCTACCGCAGCGCCCGGTCGATGACCGCGGTCTTTCCAGCCACGCTCCCGGCCCTCAAGAGGCTGGTCCCCGATCCACGTTATACCCCGGCGCAGGTAGTTCCGGGGATCGGTGCCCTTCATCTCACCGCTTTCGAGTACTACGACACCGACATAGAGCCCTACAACGAGTTCGCCATCGGGGTGCTGCTCAACGACCCCCAGATCCTTCCTCTGCCGGGATACAACCTGTTGCGCCAGCTGATACGCAATGCTTTCCATACTTACATCCATCACCTGCCGGTGACCACCGAGCTGGCCTTGAGGGGCGGCATTGACATCTACAACTACCCCAAGTTCCTGGCGGGGATCGATTTCTCGGAGACGGACAGCGAGCTCACCTGCCGCCTCTCCGAGAGGGGGGAGCACATCCTCACCCTGCGGGGCCAGAAGGTGGAGGCCTCGAGAAGCGGGGTCATGAAGTACTTCTGCCACCTCTACCAGTTCAAGCAGCCACAGGGGGCGGAGTTCAAGGTCAACGCCATCCGCTACTCCTTGGTGCCCGGCTGGGGCAAGGCCAGCCTGGAGCTCGGCGATGCCCACCCCGTGGCCCAGGAGTTGAGGAGGACCCTGCTGACCACCCAGCCCCTTCTCTACTTCTACATGCCGGAGATACAGTGCATCCTCTACGGGCCGGAGAACCTGTCCCTGCCCCTTCTGGCCAGGCTCCTACGGGAGAACATGGGCATACCGCTGGAGGAGCTGGCCTCCAGGTAG